From Bordetella flabilis, the proteins below share one genomic window:
- a CDS encoding ABC transporter substrate-binding protein has product MKLHTLTAALALAGLGFMTLPAQGQGVSDDVIRIGFITDMSGVYSDIDGKAGIEAIRMAIEDAGGNINGKKIELVTADHQNKADIASARAREWFDQQNLDVLIGGTNSATSLAMAGVAAEKKKPFIAIGAGASDLTNAKCTPYTVHYAYDTVALARGTGSAVVKDGGKSWFFLTADYAFGHALERDTANVVKAAGGEVKGQVRAPLGASDFSSFLLQAQASKAQILGLANAGGDTINSIKAANEFGVTQTMKMAGLLVFINDIDSLGLQATQNLYLTDGWYWDQNDASRAWSKKFEAKVGRKPSMLQAGDYSSVSFYLNAVKATGTDDADTILKWMRSNKINDMFAQGGYVREDGRMVHDMYLMQVKTPKESKGRWDYYKVVATLPGDQVYTKLSESTCPLVKK; this is encoded by the coding sequence ATGAAGCTGCATACCCTTACCGCCGCGCTGGCACTGGCCGGCCTTGGATTCATGACGCTGCCGGCCCAGGGACAAGGCGTTTCCGACGACGTCATCCGCATCGGGTTCATCACCGACATGTCGGGCGTCTACTCCGACATCGACGGCAAGGCCGGCATCGAGGCGATCCGGATGGCCATCGAGGACGCCGGCGGCAATATCAACGGCAAGAAAATCGAGCTGGTCACGGCGGACCACCAGAACAAGGCGGACATCGCCTCGGCGCGGGCGCGCGAATGGTTCGACCAGCAGAATCTGGACGTGCTGATCGGCGGCACGAATTCGGCCACCAGCCTCGCCATGGCCGGTGTCGCCGCCGAAAAGAAAAAGCCCTTCATCGCCATCGGCGCCGGCGCCTCCGACCTGACCAACGCCAAGTGCACCCCGTACACCGTGCACTATGCCTACGACACCGTGGCGCTGGCGCGCGGCACCGGTTCGGCCGTCGTGAAGGACGGCGGCAAGAGCTGGTTCTTCCTGACCGCCGATTATGCCTTCGGCCACGCCCTGGAACGCGATACCGCCAACGTCGTCAAGGCCGCTGGCGGCGAGGTGAAGGGCCAGGTGCGCGCGCCGCTCGGTGCCTCCGATTTCTCTTCGTTCCTGCTGCAGGCGCAGGCGTCCAAGGCGCAGATCCTGGGCCTGGCGAATGCCGGCGGCGATACCATCAATTCGATCAAGGCCGCGAACGAATTCGGCGTGACCCAGACCATGAAGATGGCCGGCCTGCTGGTCTTCATCAACGACATCGACTCCCTGGGACTGCAAGCGACGCAGAACCTGTACCTGACCGATGGCTGGTACTGGGACCAGAACGATGCCTCGCGCGCGTGGAGCAAGAAGTTCGAAGCCAAGGTCGGCCGCAAGCCGTCCATGCTGCAGGCCGGCGACTATTCATCGGTGAGCTTCTACCTGAACGCGGTGAAGGCGACCGGGACCGACGATGCCGATACGATCCTGAAGTGGATGCGGTCGAACAAGATCAACGATATGTTCGCGCAGGGCGGTTATGTCCGCGAAGACGGCCGCATGGTCCACGACATGTACCTGATGCAGGTGAAGACGCCGAAGGAGTCCAAGGGACGCTGGGACTACTACAAGGTCGTCGCGACGCTGCCGGGCGACCAGGTCTACACCAAGCTGTCCGAGTCGACCTGCCCGCTGGTGAAGAAATAA
- a CDS encoding branched-chain amino acid ABC transporter permease, translating into MNVFGIPMQALFGQLLLGLVNGSFYAMLSLGLAVIFGLLNVINFAHGALYMMGAFVAWMGLAYLGLNYWVMLILAPLVVGLFGIVIERLLLRHLYKLDHLYGLLLTFGLTLLIEGLFRSVYGVSGQPFATPDLLRGATNLGFMVLPNYRAWVVVASLVVCMTTWFVIERTRLGALLRAGTENPKLVEAFGINVPRMIMLTYGFGVGLAAFAGVLAAPVLQVSPLMGSNLIIVVFAVVVIGGMGSILGAIVTGLGLGVIEGLTKVFWPEASSTVVFVIMAIVLLLRPAGLFGKEK; encoded by the coding sequence ATGAATGTATTCGGCATCCCCATGCAGGCCCTGTTCGGGCAATTGCTGCTGGGCTTGGTGAACGGCTCCTTCTACGCCATGCTGTCCCTCGGCCTGGCGGTTATTTTCGGTCTGCTCAACGTCATCAATTTCGCCCACGGCGCCCTCTACATGATGGGCGCCTTCGTGGCCTGGATGGGCCTGGCCTACCTGGGCCTGAACTATTGGGTCATGCTGATCCTCGCGCCGCTCGTCGTCGGCCTGTTCGGCATCGTCATCGAACGCCTGCTGCTGCGCCACCTGTACAAGCTGGACCATCTCTACGGGCTGCTGCTCACCTTCGGCCTGACGCTGCTGATCGAAGGATTGTTCCGCAGCGTCTATGGCGTCTCCGGCCAGCCTTTCGCCACGCCGGACCTGCTGCGCGGGGCGACCAACCTCGGCTTCATGGTCCTGCCCAACTACCGCGCCTGGGTGGTGGTGGCTTCCCTGGTGGTCTGCATGACCACATGGTTCGTGATCGAACGTACACGGCTGGGCGCGCTGCTGCGCGCCGGCACGGAGAACCCGAAGCTGGTCGAGGCGTTCGGCATCAATGTGCCGCGCATGATCATGCTGACCTATGGTTTCGGCGTGGGCCTGGCGGCCTTCGCCGGCGTGCTGGCCGCCCCCGTGCTGCAGGTATCGCCCTTGATGGGCTCGAACCTGATCATCGTCGTGTTTGCCGTGGTGGTGATCGGCGGCATGGGCTCCATCCTGGGCGCCATCGTCACGGGCCTGGGACTGGGCGTGATCGAAGGGTTGACCAAAGTCTTCTGGCCGGAAGCGTCCAGCACCGTGGTTTTCGTCATCATGGCCATCGTGCTGCTGCTGCGCCCGGCGGGGCTGTTCGGAAAAGAAAAATGA
- a CDS encoding branched-chain amino acid ABC transporter permease, translating into MNRHIVGYVVLAIAAALLPFAGVYPIFAMKVMCYALFACAFNLLLGFTGLLSFGHAAFLGSAAYATGHAIKVWGFGPEAGLLFGVLVAALLGLVMGGLAIRRSGIYFAMVTLALAQMVYFYFLQAPFTGGEDGLQGVPRGHLFGVIDLGSDLNLYYLVLALFIIGFAIIWRAVNSPFGQVLKALRENEPRAISLGYDVDRFKLLAFVLSAAIAGLAGSAKTLVFVSATLSDATWQMSGLVILMTLIGGMGTFLGPVIGAFIVVLLENKVGDFASALTRWTGVQWFQQLGESVTIVIGLIFVLCVMAFRRGIVGEFQALLRRRKAA; encoded by the coding sequence ATGAATCGACACATCGTTGGCTATGTGGTCCTGGCCATTGCGGCGGCCCTGCTGCCCTTCGCCGGGGTGTATCCCATTTTCGCCATGAAAGTGATGTGCTACGCGTTGTTCGCGTGCGCCTTCAACCTGCTGCTGGGCTTCACCGGCCTCCTGTCGTTCGGCCATGCCGCCTTCCTTGGAAGCGCGGCGTACGCAACCGGCCATGCCATCAAGGTATGGGGCTTCGGACCGGAAGCCGGACTGCTGTTCGGCGTGCTGGTGGCAGCCCTCCTGGGCCTGGTCATGGGCGGCCTGGCGATACGCCGCAGCGGCATCTACTTCGCAATGGTCACGCTGGCGCTGGCGCAGATGGTGTATTTCTACTTTCTGCAGGCGCCCTTCACGGGCGGCGAGGACGGTCTCCAAGGGGTGCCGCGCGGCCACCTGTTCGGCGTGATCGACCTTGGCAGCGACCTCAACCTTTACTACCTGGTACTGGCGCTGTTCATCATCGGCTTCGCCATCATCTGGCGCGCCGTGAATTCCCCGTTCGGTCAGGTTCTGAAGGCTTTGCGCGAAAACGAGCCACGCGCCATCTCGCTAGGCTACGACGTCGATCGATTCAAGCTGCTCGCCTTCGTGCTGTCGGCCGCCATTGCCGGGCTGGCCGGCTCGGCCAAGACCCTGGTCTTCGTCTCGGCCACCTTGTCCGATGCAACCTGGCAGATGTCGGGACTGGTCATCCTGATGACGCTGATCGGCGGCATGGGGACCTTCCTGGGCCCGGTCATCGGCGCCTTCATCGTGGTGCTGCTGGAGAACAAGGTCGGCGACTTCGCCAGCGCGCTGACGCGCTGGACGGGCGTGCAATGGTTCCAGCAGCTGGGCGAATCGGTGACGATCGTCATCGGTTTGATCTTCGTGCTCTGCGTCATGGCCTTCCGGCGCGGCATTGTCGGGGAGTTCCAGGCCCTGCTGCGGCGACGCAAGGCTGCCTGA
- a CDS encoding M4 family metallopeptidase, producing the protein MLPSPRPCRPARALLPPYLLDRLIHLGSPHVRASAADTLGLDGAPGSLRQTAQARAFAAPALRPAQAAPRYVHTADRGTALPGKLVRAEGQPATGDDAADEAYAYLGATRALFAEVYGRNSIDGSGMALVGTVHYGVHYDNAFWNGEQMVFGDGDGEVFNRFTIAMEVVAHELAHGIIDHEAALVYQGQAGALNESISDVFGVMVKQYHLRQTAAQADWLVGVGLFTDAVQARALRSMAAPGTAYDDPVLGRDPQPDHMRDFVHTQDDNGGVHINSGIPNRAFYLAAQALGGHAWEAAGRVWYDALCDPSLSREADFPTFAGLTLRHAADAGNSAMEAVRDAWQTVGVVPS; encoded by the coding sequence ATGCTTCCGTCCCCCCGCCCGTGCCGGCCGGCGCGCGCCTTGTTGCCGCCTTACCTGCTGGATCGGCTCATCCACCTGGGCAGCCCGCACGTTCGCGCCAGCGCGGCCGATACGCTGGGATTGGACGGCGCACCGGGCAGCCTGCGCCAGACGGCCCAGGCGCGCGCCTTTGCCGCCCCAGCCCTGCGGCCGGCCCAGGCGGCCCCGCGATATGTCCATACGGCCGACAGGGGCACCGCGCTGCCCGGCAAGCTGGTCCGCGCCGAAGGGCAGCCCGCCACGGGCGATGATGCGGCCGACGAAGCCTACGCCTATCTCGGCGCGACGCGCGCGCTGTTTGCGGAGGTCTACGGCCGCAACTCCATCGACGGAAGCGGCATGGCCCTGGTCGGCACCGTCCACTATGGCGTTCACTACGACAACGCCTTCTGGAATGGCGAGCAGATGGTGTTCGGCGACGGCGATGGCGAGGTCTTCAACCGCTTCACCATCGCCATGGAAGTCGTCGCGCACGAGCTGGCGCATGGCATCATCGACCATGAAGCCGCCCTGGTCTACCAAGGGCAGGCCGGCGCGCTCAATGAATCCATCAGCGACGTGTTCGGTGTCATGGTCAAGCAGTACCACCTGCGGCAGACGGCCGCGCAGGCGGACTGGCTGGTGGGCGTGGGCTTGTTCACCGACGCCGTGCAAGCCCGGGCCTTGCGTTCGATGGCGGCCCCCGGGACGGCCTATGACGATCCGGTCCTGGGACGGGACCCCCAGCCGGACCACATGCGGGACTTCGTCCATACGCAGGACGACAACGGCGGCGTGCATATCAATTCCGGCATTCCGAACCGGGCTTTCTACCTGGCGGCCCAGGCGCTCGGCGGCCATGCGTGGGAGGCCGCCGGACGCGTGTGGTACGACGCCCTGTGCGACCCGTCGCTATCCCGGGAAGCGGATTTCCCGACTTTCGCCGGCCTGACCTTGCGGCATGCGGCGGACGCCGGCAACAGCGCCATGGAAGCCGTGCGGGACGCCTGGCAAACCGTGGGCGTGGTGCCGTCATGA
- a CDS encoding protealysin inhibitor emfourin, with amino-acid sequence MNALPAWDKAVDARVLRQGGVAAIPTLSRPRRIALRDCPVDRRVALCAILDEAANAAQPDCGAGDQRYFTVEIRYEDQDEPLRFDVPETCAPHTLVTLWREGTP; translated from the coding sequence ATGAATGCCCTGCCCGCCTGGGACAAGGCTGTCGACGCCCGCGTGCTGCGCCAGGGCGGCGTCGCGGCGATCCCCACGCTGTCCCGTCCGCGCAGGATCGCGCTTCGGGATTGCCCTGTGGATCGGCGCGTGGCGCTATGCGCGATCCTGGACGAGGCGGCGAACGCCGCGCAGCCAGACTGCGGCGCGGGCGACCAGCGCTATTTCACGGTTGAGATTCGCTATGAGGACCAGGACGAACCACTGCGTTTCGACGTCCCCGAAACGTGCGCGCCGCACACGCTGGTGACCCTGTGGCGCGAAGGAACCCCGTGA
- the acnA gene encoding aconitate hydratase AcnA — protein MPHNTFDTLKTFKIGNRTCQYYSLPALGKALGVDVQRLPVSLRVVLESVLRNCDGKKVTEEHVRQLANWQPTAKREDEIPFVVARVVLQDFTGVPLLADIGAMRSVAQAMGTDPKRIEPLVPVDLVVDHSVMIDYFGTKNALDLNMKLEFQRNKERYQFMKWGMEAFDTFRVVPPGFGIVHQVNLEYLARGVHLDKANNVYYPDSLVGTDSHTTMINGIGVVGWGVGGIEAEAGMLGQPVYILTPDVVGVELKGRLRGGVTATDLVLTITEMLRREKVVGKFVEFCGEGTASLSVTDRATIGNMAPEYGATMGFFPVDERTIDYFKGTGRTEEEIAAFEAYFKAQKMFGVPKAKDIGYTKLLTLDLSTVAPSLAGPKRPQDRIEIGNVKNTFIDLFSKPVAENGFNQPADKLKQVFTTSTGSKLRNGDILIAAITSCTNTSNPSVMLAAGLLAKKAVEAGLKVPKNIKTSLAPGSRVVTEYLTRTGLLPYLEKLGFNVAAYGCTTCIGNAGDLAPEFNEAINDNDLVCAAVLSGNRNFEARIHPNIKANFLASPPLVVAYALAGTVTRDLMTEPVAKGKHGDVWLGDIWPTTEEVESLLKYALDPQAFQDNYSEVRTNPGQLWENIKGVTGEVYNWPDSTYIAEPPFFKDFGMELAPMPTVQGARALGIFGDSVTTDHISPAGSIKESSPAGKWLKEHGVMKADFNSYGSRRGNHEIMMRGTFANVRIKNLMIPPRDDGSRFEGGETIFQPSGEQMPIYDAAMKYIEQGTPTVVFGGEEYGTGSSRDWAAKGTQLLGVKAVVARSFERIHRSNLVGMGVLPLQFKGDESVQSLGITGEETYDVSGLENGIRPQQDVTLTIHRKDGSKQEVTVLLRIDTPIEVDYYKHGGILPFVLRQLLAA, from the coding sequence ATGCCGCACAACACGTTCGACACACTGAAAACATTCAAGATCGGCAATCGGACCTGTCAGTACTATTCGCTGCCGGCGCTGGGCAAGGCCTTGGGCGTGGACGTGCAGCGCCTGCCGGTCTCGCTGCGCGTGGTGCTGGAGTCCGTGCTGCGCAATTGCGACGGCAAGAAGGTGACCGAAGAGCATGTCAGGCAGTTGGCGAACTGGCAGCCGACCGCCAAGCGCGAAGACGAAATCCCCTTCGTCGTGGCGCGCGTGGTGTTGCAGGACTTCACCGGCGTCCCGCTGCTGGCCGATATCGGCGCCATGCGCTCGGTGGCGCAGGCCATGGGAACGGACCCCAAGCGCATCGAGCCGCTGGTTCCGGTGGATCTGGTGGTCGACCACTCCGTGATGATCGACTACTTCGGCACCAAGAACGCCCTGGACCTGAACATGAAACTGGAGTTCCAGCGCAACAAGGAGCGCTATCAGTTCATGAAGTGGGGCATGGAAGCCTTCGACACCTTCCGCGTCGTGCCCCCGGGCTTCGGCATCGTGCACCAGGTCAACCTCGAATACCTGGCGCGCGGCGTGCACCTGGACAAGGCCAACAACGTCTACTACCCGGACTCCCTGGTGGGAACCGACAGCCACACCACCATGATCAACGGTATCGGCGTGGTGGGTTGGGGGGTGGGCGGTATCGAAGCGGAAGCGGGCATGCTCGGCCAGCCGGTGTATATCCTGACTCCCGACGTCGTGGGTGTGGAACTGAAGGGCCGCTTGCGTGGCGGCGTGACGGCCACGGACCTGGTCCTGACCATCACCGAAATGCTTCGGCGCGAAAAAGTTGTCGGCAAGTTCGTCGAATTCTGCGGCGAAGGCACCGCCAGCCTGTCCGTGACGGACCGGGCCACCATCGGCAACATGGCGCCCGAGTACGGCGCCACCATGGGTTTCTTCCCCGTCGACGAGCGCACGATCGACTACTTCAAGGGCACCGGCCGCACGGAAGAGGAGATCGCTGCGTTCGAGGCCTATTTCAAGGCCCAGAAGATGTTCGGCGTCCCCAAGGCCAAGGACATCGGCTATACCAAGCTGCTGACGCTGGACCTGTCCACCGTGGCGCCTTCGCTGGCCGGCCCCAAGCGCCCCCAGGACCGTATCGAGATCGGCAACGTCAAGAACACCTTCATCGACCTCTTCTCCAAGCCGGTGGCCGAGAATGGCTTCAACCAGCCCGCCGACAAGCTGAAGCAGGTGTTCACCACCAGCACGGGAAGCAAGCTGCGCAACGGCGATATCCTGATCGCCGCCATCACGTCCTGCACCAATACCTCCAACCCCAGCGTGATGCTGGCTGCCGGCCTGCTGGCGAAGAAGGCGGTCGAGGCCGGGCTGAAGGTCCCCAAGAACATCAAGACCTCGCTGGCCCCGGGATCCCGCGTTGTCACGGAATACCTGACCCGGACCGGCCTGCTGCCCTACCTGGAAAAGCTGGGCTTCAATGTGGCTGCCTATGGCTGCACGACCTGCATCGGCAACGCCGGCGACCTGGCGCCCGAGTTCAATGAGGCGATCAACGACAACGACCTCGTCTGCGCCGCCGTGCTCTCCGGCAATCGCAACTTCGAGGCGCGCATTCACCCGAATATCAAGGCGAATTTCCTCGCTTCGCCGCCCCTGGTGGTGGCCTACGCGCTCGCCGGCACGGTGACGCGCGACCTGATGACCGAACCGGTCGCCAAGGGCAAGCACGGCGATGTCTGGCTGGGCGATATCTGGCCCACGACCGAAGAGGTGGAAAGCCTGCTGAAGTACGCCCTGGACCCGCAGGCCTTCCAGGACAACTACAGCGAGGTGCGCACCAATCCCGGCCAGCTGTGGGAGAACATCAAGGGCGTTACGGGCGAGGTCTACAACTGGCCCGATTCCACCTACATCGCCGAGCCGCCTTTCTTCAAGGACTTCGGCATGGAGCTGGCGCCCATGCCGACCGTCCAGGGTGCCCGGGCGCTGGGCATCTTCGGCGACTCTGTCACCACCGACCACATCTCGCCGGCGGGCTCGATCAAGGAAAGCTCGCCCGCGGGCAAGTGGCTGAAGGAACACGGCGTCATGAAGGCCGACTTCAACAGCTATGGCTCGCGGCGTGGCAACCATGAAATCATGATGCGCGGCACCTTCGCCAACGTGCGCATCAAGAACCTCATGATCCCGCCGCGCGACGACGGCAGCCGCTTCGAAGGCGGGGAGACGATCTTCCAACCCTCGGGCGAGCAGATGCCCATCTACGACGCCGCGATGAAGTACATCGAGCAGGGCACGCCTACCGTGGTATTCGGCGGCGAGGAGTATGGCACCGGCTCATCGCGTGACTGGGCGGCAAAGGGGACCCAGTTGCTGGGCGTCAAGGCCGTCGTCGCGCGCAGCTTCGAGCGCATCCACCGCAGCAATCTGGTGGGCATGGGCGTGTTGCCCCTGCAGTTCAAGGGGGACGAAAGCGTGCAGTCGCTGGGCATCACCGGCGAAGAGACCTATGACGTGTCCGGCCTGGAGAACGGCATCCGGCCGCAGCAGGACGTCACGCTGACGATCCACCGCAAGGATGGCTCGAAGCAGGAGGTCACGGTGCTGCTGCGCATCGATACGCCTATCGAGGTGGACTACTACAAGCACGGCGGCATCCTGCCCTTCGTGCTGCGCCAGTTGCTGGCCGCCTGA
- a CDS encoding Bug family tripartite tricarboxylate transporter substrate binding protein: MPLTRRYFLAAAGAAALCGAAPLRAQQTWPTRNVRLLVPYPAGGSSDIIARAISQHLSEALKQTVIVDNRPGANGNLGAALVAQSGEEGHTLLLCDVGALMISPSVYTKLTFDPNKDLRGVTMLAYSPHILAVHPSVPVNTLPELVALSKRERLNFAVTAMGSAPHVAGVAVEQATGAKWEYVPYKGGSQAITDTIGGQTQIIMNGMLATLPHIQSGKLKAIAVSKRTRMPQVPNIPTIAEQGVPGFESGTWQGLMAPASMPPEVVARLSQDLARIMNIADLKAKLGEQGAEVVTMQPAEMDTWLVAERKRWAAVVQKADIRLD, encoded by the coding sequence ATGCCCCTGACCCGCCGATATTTCCTGGCCGCTGCCGGCGCTGCCGCCCTGTGCGGCGCAGCCCCCCTGCGTGCCCAGCAGACCTGGCCAACGCGCAATGTACGCCTTCTGGTGCCCTACCCGGCGGGCGGATCTTCGGACATCATCGCGCGCGCCATCAGCCAGCATTTGTCCGAAGCACTGAAGCAGACCGTTATTGTCGACAACCGGCCCGGGGCGAATGGCAATCTGGGCGCGGCCCTGGTGGCCCAGTCCGGCGAGGAAGGGCACACGCTGCTGCTTTGCGACGTGGGCGCGCTGATGATCAGTCCGTCGGTCTATACCAAACTGACCTTCGATCCCAACAAGGATCTGCGGGGCGTCACCATGCTGGCCTATTCGCCCCATATCCTGGCCGTGCATCCGTCCGTGCCGGTGAATACCCTGCCCGAGCTTGTGGCCTTGTCCAAGCGCGAACGCCTGAATTTCGCGGTGACGGCGATGGGCAGCGCGCCCCATGTGGCGGGCGTGGCGGTGGAGCAGGCTACCGGTGCGAAATGGGAGTACGTGCCCTACAAGGGCGGCTCCCAGGCGATCACCGACACGATAGGCGGACAGACGCAGATCATCATGAACGGGATGCTGGCGACGCTGCCGCACATCCAGAGCGGCAAGCTCAAGGCCATCGCGGTGTCCAAGCGCACGCGCATGCCCCAGGTGCCGAATATCCCGACCATCGCCGAACAAGGCGTGCCCGGCTTCGAATCCGGCACCTGGCAGGGATTGATGGCGCCTGCATCCATGCCGCCGGAAGTCGTGGCCCGCCTCAGCCAGGACCTGGCACGCATCATGAATATCGCCGACCTGAAGGCCAAGCTGGGCGAGCAGGGCGCCGAAGTGGTGACCATGCAGCCGGCCGAAATGGATACCTGGCTGGTGGCGGAGCGCAAGCGATGGGCGGCCGTGGTGCAAAAGGCCGATATTCGCCTGGATTGA
- a CDS encoding DODA-type extradiol aromatic ring-opening family dioxygenase, which yields MRWPVLFVSHGSPMLAVEPGRTGATLAAWSRARARPTAILAISPHWREPGLVVGTRARQEAWHDFGGFPQELYRLQYGPPGSPDLAQRVQALLSGQGYAVREDAARPLDHGVWVPLRYLYPDADVPVTPLALDARLDAAGQYRVGVALRALRDEGVLILATGSMTHNLRHVAAGHDAQPLPYVSGFQQWFADRFARADTPALLDWSAQAPDVRAAHPHDDHLMPLFVAWGAGEGAATRLVDEIAYGALAMDAYQFD from the coding sequence ATGCGCTGGCCTGTTCTTTTCGTATCCCATGGATCGCCCATGCTGGCGGTCGAGCCGGGCCGCACCGGCGCGACGCTGGCCGCATGGTCGCGCGCGCGGGCGCGGCCCACCGCCATTCTGGCGATCTCGCCTCATTGGCGTGAACCCGGCCTGGTTGTCGGCACGCGCGCGCGGCAGGAGGCATGGCATGACTTCGGCGGGTTCCCGCAGGAGCTCTATCGACTCCAGTACGGTCCGCCGGGTTCGCCGGACCTGGCCCAGCGTGTCCAGGCGCTGTTATCCGGGCAGGGGTACGCAGTGCGCGAGGATGCCGCGCGTCCGCTCGATCATGGCGTCTGGGTTCCCTTGCGCTACCTGTATCCCGATGCCGACGTGCCGGTAACGCCCCTGGCCCTGGATGCCCGCCTGGATGCGGCCGGGCAGTATCGCGTCGGCGTGGCCTTGCGCGCCTTGCGCGACGAGGGCGTGCTTATCCTGGCCACGGGATCTATGACGCACAACCTGCGGCATGTCGCGGCCGGTCACGATGCTCAGCCGCTGCCCTACGTGTCCGGCTTCCAGCAGTGGTTCGCCGATCGTTTCGCCCGGGCCGACACGCCCGCGCTGCTCGACTGGTCGGCACAGGCGCCCGACGTCCGCGCGGCGCATCCGCACGACGATCACCTCATGCCCCTGTTCGTCGCGTGGGGCGCGGGTGAGGGCGCGGCGACCCGGCTGGTCGATGAAATCGCCTACGGCGCTCTGGCCATGGACGCCTATCAATTCGACTGA
- a CDS encoding DUF2863 family protein, which produces MPRPRSHTPPRLTRDASRLVSLALALNSSGSRVEDLFWEEQLRAAIPKLLRAGNDAPLEAALDHLSQTQPGAYEVLIEQAETLTESTAIEKNGTRYDVLLIVAPMVAWTRYTIPTGPIPPGTLQTLSAQLHGHVLAQGARSTLMPFLVSIDQMPRTFSETWHWLQRLGSQALGAETVKPALSEDAETANMLADTRYIVGAVAVPQGTAIFRWQESPADAGATREACLSQWVAQAQPTLATLLPGCGFECLLPDAYYVSNREADRRVRPLALRAAVTWLEGAVNLEPSRLRAVVAGCGEGRVDEYRVSFTARNSNDVIYGCVWPLYGREDDTAGEEEKPDPVEEIAALLKELGVNEVRRIPGVLPADYCEDCGTPYFPNPLGEMVHAELPEDAEAAPAKFH; this is translated from the coding sequence ATGCCCCGTCCCCGCAGCCATACCCCACCCCGCCTGACGCGCGACGCTTCGCGTCTGGTGTCGCTTGCGCTGGCGTTGAACAGCTCCGGCAGCCGCGTGGAAGACCTGTTCTGGGAAGAACAACTGCGTGCCGCCATCCCCAAGCTGCTGCGCGCCGGCAATGACGCACCGCTCGAGGCCGCGCTGGATCATTTGTCGCAGACGCAGCCGGGCGCGTACGAAGTCCTGATCGAGCAGGCCGAAACCCTTACCGAATCGACCGCGATCGAAAAGAACGGCACGCGCTACGACGTGCTGCTCATCGTCGCGCCCATGGTCGCATGGACCCGCTACACCATTCCGACCGGCCCCATCCCGCCGGGCACGTTGCAGACGCTGTCGGCACAATTGCACGGCCATGTGCTGGCGCAAGGCGCCCGGTCGACGCTCATGCCCTTCCTGGTCAGCATAGATCAGATGCCGCGCACTTTTTCCGAGACCTGGCACTGGCTGCAGCGTCTTGGAAGCCAGGCGCTAGGCGCCGAAACGGTGAAACCGGCATTGTCGGAGGACGCGGAAACCGCCAACATGCTGGCCGACACCCGCTATATCGTCGGCGCCGTCGCCGTCCCGCAGGGTACCGCCATATTCCGCTGGCAGGAAAGCCCTGCCGACGCCGGCGCCACGCGCGAAGCCTGCCTGTCGCAATGGGTGGCTCAGGCCCAGCCCACGCTGGCGACATTGCTGCCGGGCTGCGGCTTCGAGTGCCTGCTGCCCGACGCCTACTACGTCAGCAACCGCGAGGCGGATCGCCGCGTGCGGCCGCTCGCCCTGCGCGCCGCGGTGACCTGGCTGGAAGGCGCGGTGAACCTGGAGCCGTCCCGCCTGCGCGCCGTGGTGGCCGGTTGCGGCGAGGGACGCGTGGACGAATACCGCGTCTCCTTTACGGCGCGCAACAGCAATGACGTGATCTATGGCTGTGTCTGGCCCCTGTACGGCCGCGAGGACGACACCGCCGGCGAAGAAGAAAAGCCGGATCCGGTCGAGGAGATCGCCGCCCTGCTGAAAGAGCTGGGCGTGAACGAAGTCCGCCGCATCCCGGGCGTGCTGCCGGCCGACTACTGTGAAGACTGCGGTACGCCTTACTTCCCCAACCCCCTCGGGGAAATGGTGCACGCGGAGCTGCCCGAAGACGCGGAAGCCGCGCCCGCCAAGTTCCACTAG